From the genome of Gopherus evgoodei ecotype Sinaloan lineage chromosome 5, rGopEvg1_v1.p, whole genome shotgun sequence, one region includes:
- the PURG gene encoding purine-rich element-binding protein gamma: MERGRGGGGRSVGGSSLHRSIYSQSQQQYHYPASSQGGCMEIQELASKRVDIQKKRFYLDVKQSSRGRFLKIAEVWIGRGRQENIRKSKLTLSLSVAAELKDYLGDFIEHYAHLGLKGSHSHRHEHSNGKEQDLRRRQQHHLLSPPASVESEEHPHSVLKTEYIERDNRKYYLDLKENQRGRFLRIRQTMIRGPGMIGYFGHNLGQEQTIVLPAQGMIEFRDALVQLIEEYGEGDIEERRGGGDEPLELPEGTSFRVDNKRFYFDVGSNR, from the coding sequence AtggagagggggagaggaggaggaggaaggagtgtGGGGGGCTCCAGCCTCCACAGGAGCATTTACTCCCAGTCTCAACAGCAGTATCActatcctgcctcctctcagggGGGCTGCATGGAGATCCAGGAGCTAGCCTCCAAAAGGGTGGACATCCAAAAAAAGCGATTTTATCTGGATGTGAAGCAGAGTTCCCGAGGCCGCTTCCTGAAGATAGCGGAGGTCTGGATAGGAAGAGGCAGGCAGGAAAATATCAGGAAAAGCAAACTGACTCTCTCCTTGTCTGTGGCTGCTGAGCTGAAGGATTATCTGGGAGATTTCATAGAGCACTATGCCCATTTGGGCCTCAAAGGCAGTCATAGTCATAGACATGAACACAGTAATGGCAAAGAGCAAGATTTGAGAAGGCGGCAACAGCATCATCTGCTTTCGCCTCCAGCATCTGTTGAATCAGAAGAGCATCCTCACAGTGTCCTGAAAACTGAATATATAGAAAGAGACAACaggaagtattatctagacctgaAGGAGAATCAACGTGGGCGTTTCTTAAGGATTAGACAAACCATGATTAGAGGACCAGGCATGATAGGTTATTTTGGCCACAATTTGGGACAGGAACAGACTATTGTCCTTCCAGCCCAAGGGATGATTGAATTCAGGGATGCTTTGGTCCAGCTAATTGAAGAATATGGGGAGGGAGATATAGAAGAACGACGAGGTGGGGGTGATGAACCCCTTGAGCTTCCAGAGGGGACTTCCTTCAGGGTGGATAACAAGCGGTTCTACTTTGATGTGGGATCAAACAG